In Pseudoduganella albidiflava, a single window of DNA contains:
- a CDS encoding TIGR03088 family PEP-CTERM/XrtA system glycosyltransferase has product MNDAPLIVHLIYRLDFGGLESLLVERINRMPASAYRHAIVCLTDSNPAFARKITRAGVAIHALHKQPGQSPGTHVALWRLLRELRPAVLHSYNLSAVEYGPAALLASVPVRINGAHGRDHDDPHGTNRKHNALRRLMVPFYDCCYANSAAMEQWNRDVIRVPPYKSRMLANGIDAERFHPGLPDETVRPDGWPFDPAHFVIGTVGRVQAVKDHATLLAAFALLRERRPELPLRLAIVGDGPLLESMRAKAASLGLQDAVWLPGARTDIAQVLRNLHVFAMSSIAEGTPGSALEAMASGLPVVGTRVGGIPEVVDDGVTGLLVPPSDPGAMAAAFERYAGSPELAARHGAAGRERVLHKYSMTAMVAAYQGMYDSLCERKIKTRGAVTSCAE; this is encoded by the coding sequence ATGAACGACGCTCCGCTCATCGTCCACCTGATCTATCGGCTCGATTTTGGTGGGCTGGAATCGCTGCTGGTCGAACGGATCAACCGGATGCCAGCCAGTGCCTACCGGCATGCGATCGTGTGCCTGACCGATTCCAACCCCGCGTTCGCCAGGAAAATCACCCGTGCCGGCGTGGCGATCCACGCGCTGCACAAGCAGCCCGGCCAATCGCCGGGAACGCACGTGGCGCTGTGGCGCCTGCTGCGCGAACTGCGTCCGGCAGTGCTGCATTCATATAACCTGTCCGCTGTCGAATATGGCCCTGCGGCGCTGCTGGCCAGCGTCCCGGTGCGCATCAACGGTGCCCATGGCCGGGATCACGACGATCCGCACGGCACCAACCGGAAACACAATGCGCTGCGCCGGCTGATGGTGCCCTTCTATGATTGCTGCTATGCGAACTCGGCGGCCATGGAGCAGTGGAACCGGGACGTGATCCGCGTGCCCCCGTACAAGAGCCGGATGCTGGCAAACGGCATCGATGCCGAGCGCTTCCATCCCGGCCTGCCGGATGAGACGGTGCGGCCGGACGGCTGGCCGTTCGACCCGGCGCACTTCGTGATCGGCACCGTCGGCCGCGTGCAAGCCGTGAAGGATCATGCCACCTTGCTCGCCGCTTTCGCGCTGCTGCGCGAGCGGCGGCCGGAGCTGCCATTGCGGTTGGCGATCGTGGGCGACGGTCCGCTGCTCGAATCGATGCGCGCCAAGGCCGCGTCGCTCGGCCTGCAGGATGCGGTCTGGCTGCCGGGGGCGCGCACCGACATCGCGCAGGTCCTGCGCAACCTCCACGTGTTCGCCATGTCGTCGATCGCCGAGGGCACGCCGGGTTCCGCGCTGGAAGCGATGGCCAGCGGCTTGCCGGTGGTGGGAACGCGCGTGGGCGGCATTCCCGAAGTAGTGGACGATGGTGTCACGGGCCTGCTCGTGCCGCCATCCGATCCGGGCGCGATGGCGGCTGCATTCGAGCGATACGCCGGATCGCCCGAACTGGCGGCGCGGCACGGTGCCGCGGGCCGCGAGCGGGTGCTCCACAAATACAGCATGACGGCGATGGTCGCGGCCTACCAGGGCATGTACGACAGCCTGTGCGAACGAAAGATCAAGACCAGAGGGGCGGTGACATCATGTGCGGAATAG
- a CDS encoding XrtA/PEP-CTERM system-associated ATPase, whose translation MYESYYGLSDKPFRLRPDPHFFFGSKGHKRAMAYLDYGLAQGEGFIVITGEVGAGKTTLVRNLFRQLESDRIVAAHIVNTHVNADDILRGVVAAFGLPFEDSASKTTLLARLETFLRGCDQAGKRALLVVDEAQNLTPRVVEELRMLSNFQSDDKPLLQTFLLGQPEFRATLHNPGMQQLRQRVIATYHLGPMDELETQAYIEHRLLTVGWQGDPSFTPAAYAAIYEFTGGIPRKTNHLCDRLLLMGFLEEMHAFTDADVDTVIRDIQQEFDAPSATQAAAGTLAEPGGFDAESAVFANQYPAVLDERMLRLERSMGSVLSILKRIVSTPAGANQAVDE comes from the coding sequence ATGTACGAGAGTTACTACGGGCTCAGCGACAAGCCCTTCCGCTTGCGCCCGGACCCCCACTTCTTTTTCGGTAGCAAGGGCCACAAACGGGCCATGGCTTACCTGGACTACGGGTTGGCGCAGGGCGAAGGGTTCATTGTGATCACCGGCGAAGTCGGTGCCGGCAAGACGACGCTGGTGCGCAACCTGTTCCGCCAGCTCGAATCGGATCGCATCGTGGCCGCGCACATCGTCAACACCCACGTCAACGCGGACGACATCCTGCGCGGCGTGGTGGCGGCCTTTGGCCTGCCGTTCGAGGACAGCGCCAGCAAGACCACGCTGCTGGCCCGCCTGGAGACCTTCTTGCGCGGTTGCGACCAGGCAGGCAAGCGGGCGCTACTGGTGGTTGATGAAGCGCAGAACCTGACACCCCGCGTGGTGGAAGAATTGCGCATGCTGTCCAATTTTCAGTCCGATGATAAGCCACTGCTGCAGACTTTCCTGCTGGGCCAGCCGGAGTTCCGCGCCACGCTGCATAACCCCGGCATGCAGCAACTGCGCCAGCGCGTGATCGCCACCTATCACCTGGGACCGATGGATGAGCTGGAGACCCAGGCCTATATCGAACACCGCTTGCTCACCGTGGGCTGGCAAGGCGATCCGTCATTTACGCCGGCGGCCTATGCGGCCATTTACGAATTCACGGGAGGCATTCCGCGCAAGACCAATCACCTGTGCGACCGCCTGCTGCTGATGGGTTTCCTTGAGGAGATGCATGCCTTCACCGATGCCGACGTCGACACCGTGATTCGCGATATCCAGCAGGAGTTCGACGCACCCTCCGCCACGCAGGCTGCCGCGGGAACATTGGCGGAGCCGGGCGGGTTCGATGCGGAAAGCGCCGTGTTCGCGAACCAGTACCCGGCCGTGCTGGATGAGCGCATGCTGCGGCTGGAACGCTCGATGGGCTCGGTCCTGTCGATCCTGAAGCGGATCGTCAGCACGCCGGCCGGCGCCAACCAGGCCGTGGATGAATGA
- a CDS encoding FemAB family XrtA/PEP-CTERM system-associated protein, producing the protein MSAIIEQAMQRAQAGVAAAAEPATPPLAEPAAQPGPLSVRLLGAESADRARWDAFVQACPEATFFHRAGWQRVIEEAFGHRTWFFLAERDGHIEGVLPLAQIKSRLFGHALIALPFCVYGGVAAHTGEARAALDAEALRLAGSLNVGHLEYRNYTPAHPDDAAWLGKDLYVTFRKEISGDDEANMNAIPRKQRAMVRKGIKLGLTGEVDRDVERFFTAYANSVHRLGTPVFSKKYFRLLKEEFGDDCEVRVIVQGEGSEKRLVAGVLSFFFRDEVLPYYGGGMPLARDVAGNDFMYWNLMQASAAKGYRIFDFGRSKRGTGAFDFKKNWGFVAQPLPYEYRLVASHDLPDVNPLNPKYQLFIKLWQKLPLPLANVLGPHIVKDLG; encoded by the coding sequence ATGAGCGCCATCATCGAACAGGCCATGCAGCGCGCCCAGGCAGGCGTGGCCGCTGCCGCGGAACCGGCCACGCCGCCGCTGGCCGAGCCGGCCGCGCAACCGGGGCCACTGTCGGTGCGGCTGCTGGGGGCCGAGAGCGCCGATCGGGCACGCTGGGACGCGTTCGTCCAGGCCTGCCCGGAAGCCACGTTCTTCCACCGTGCCGGCTGGCAGCGGGTGATCGAGGAAGCCTTCGGCCACCGTACCTGGTTCTTCCTGGCCGAGCGTGATGGGCACATCGAAGGCGTGCTGCCGCTGGCGCAGATCAAGAGCCGCCTGTTCGGCCACGCATTGATCGCACTGCCATTCTGCGTATACGGCGGCGTGGCGGCGCACACGGGTGAAGCCCGGGCGGCACTCGACGCCGAAGCGTTGCGGCTGGCAGGTTCGTTGAACGTGGGCCACCTCGAATACCGCAATTACACGCCCGCCCACCCGGACGACGCGGCCTGGCTGGGCAAGGACCTGTATGTGACCTTCCGCAAGGAAATCAGCGGCGACGACGAGGCCAACATGAACGCCATTCCGCGCAAGCAGCGCGCGATGGTACGCAAGGGCATCAAGCTGGGATTGACGGGCGAGGTCGACCGGGATGTCGAGCGTTTCTTTACCGCCTATGCAAACAGCGTGCATCGCCTGGGTACCCCGGTGTTCTCGAAAAAGTATTTCCGCTTGTTGAAGGAAGAGTTTGGCGACGATTGCGAAGTACGCGTCATCGTGCAGGGCGAAGGCAGCGAAAAGCGCCTGGTGGCCGGCGTGCTGAGCTTTTTCTTCCGCGATGAAGTGCTGCCCTATTACGGTGGCGGCATGCCGCTCGCGCGCGACGTGGCCGGGAACGACTTCATGTACTGGAACCTGATGCAGGCGTCCGCTGCAAAGGGATACCGTATTTTCGATTTTGGCCGCAGCAAGCGCGGCACCGGCGCATTCGACTTCAAGAAAAACTGGGGCTTCGTGGCCCAGCCGCTGCCGTATGAATACCGCCTGGTCGCATCGCATGACCTGCCCGATGTGAATCCGCTGAACCCGAAGTACCAACTGTTCATCAAGCTGTGGCAGAAACTGCCGTTGCCGCTGGCGAACGTGCTGGGTCCGCATATCGTCAAAGACCTGGGGTGA
- a CDS encoding XrtA system polysaccharide deacetylase, which translates to MNAPIRPLHAPAPAPNAAALRNAMTIDVEDYFQVSAFADHIARDSWPSRECRVEANIERILAILEEGGARGTFFTLGWIAERYPAMVKRIVAGGHELASHGYGHLRASDQTREQFLDDVARSKAILEDIGGTPVLGYRAPSFSIGPANLWALDVLQEAGYRYSSSIYPIAHDHYGMPDAPRFAFYPGGTDGLLEVPITTVRMMERNLPAGGGGYFRLLPYALSRRLMRRVNDKDGQPAIFYFHPWEIDPGQPRIGGVGAKTRFRHYVNLERMERRIRALTRDFQWDRMDRIFLERA; encoded by the coding sequence ATGAACGCGCCCATACGCCCCTTGCACGCGCCCGCGCCCGCGCCGAATGCTGCCGCGCTGCGCAATGCGATGACGATCGACGTCGAGGATTATTTCCAGGTGTCGGCCTTCGCCGACCATATCGCGCGCGACAGCTGGCCGTCGCGCGAATGCCGGGTCGAAGCCAACATCGAACGCATCCTCGCGATCCTGGAAGAGGGCGGCGCGCGAGGCACATTCTTCACGCTCGGCTGGATCGCCGAACGCTATCCAGCCATGGTGAAGCGTATCGTGGCCGGCGGGCACGAACTGGCCAGCCACGGCTACGGGCATTTGCGGGCGTCGGACCAGACCCGTGAACAGTTCCTGGACGACGTCGCCCGCAGCAAGGCCATTTTGGAAGACATCGGCGGCACCCCTGTGCTGGGTTACCGCGCACCCAGCTTCTCGATCGGTCCCGCCAACCTGTGGGCATTGGACGTGCTGCAGGAGGCGGGTTACCGCTACAGTTCGTCGATCTATCCGATCGCGCATGATCACTATGGCATGCCCGACGCACCCCGTTTCGCGTTTTACCCGGGCGGCACGGATGGCTTGCTGGAGGTGCCGATCACCACGGTGCGCATGATGGAGCGCAATCTGCCCGCCGGCGGCGGCGGTTACTTCCGTTTGCTGCCGTATGCCCTGTCGCGCCGCCTGATGCGGCGCGTGAACGACAAGGACGGGCAGCCGGCCATCTTTTATTTCCATCCGTGGGAGATCGATCCGGGCCAGCCGCGCATCGGCGGCGTCGGCGCCAAGACCCGCTTCCGGCACTATGTCAACCTGGAGCGGATGGAGCGCCGGATCCGCGCGCTGACGCGTGATTTCCAGTGGGACCGCATGGACCGCATCTTCCTGGAGCGTGCATGA
- the xrtA gene encoding exosortase A, which translates to MNTVTVTEEARLAAARPANDAPPTAQWWIAGLAVLLPLLAYLGTAASIVSIWERSETFAHGFVIVPITLWLAWRRRAQLVSLPVRPCWPALAVLLLCGAAWMLAMLGDVLVVRQYAFAVMIPLAVLAAYGKAIARALAFPLAFLLFGVPVGEGLIEPLIGITANFTVDALRLTGIPVLREGNNFSIPSGNWSVVEACSGLRYLISSVTLGCLYAYLTYQSTWRRVLFIVVALALPVLANGLRAYMIVMIGHSSNMTLAVGVDHLIYGWAFFGLVMLLLFWIGSFWREDAPAVAASANAIPRLSSASPARVAAAVLGVAVCAGVWPAYGWYIERGNATPPAAELATFAARAPAAPAFTEWQPDFAPASATLRNFYQVGTQPVGFVLKYYRDGNGGKLISSTNRLTAQRSGWHETGVAIRTETIAGRPLVMRETTLMGPGGRVVVWQWYDIGGRPTTSNYVGKLLQTKQKFLTGSDDGAALMLFSPYDEDPATARPALRTFLQAHLASIDAVLAANARQ; encoded by the coding sequence ATGAATACCGTTACCGTTACCGAAGAAGCCAGGCTGGCCGCGGCGCGACCCGCGAACGATGCGCCGCCCACGGCGCAGTGGTGGATCGCCGGCCTGGCCGTGCTGTTGCCGCTGCTCGCCTATCTCGGCACGGCGGCGTCGATCGTATCGATCTGGGAACGCTCGGAAACCTTCGCACACGGGTTCGTGATCGTGCCGATCACGCTGTGGCTGGCCTGGCGCCGCCGCGCGCAACTGGTGTCGTTGCCGGTGCGCCCCTGCTGGCCGGCCCTCGCGGTGCTGCTGCTGTGTGGCGCGGCCTGGATGCTGGCCATGCTGGGCGACGTGCTGGTGGTGCGGCAGTATGCATTCGCCGTGATGATCCCGCTGGCCGTGCTGGCCGCGTATGGCAAGGCGATCGCCCGCGCGCTGGCGTTTCCGCTGGCGTTCCTGCTGTTCGGCGTGCCGGTCGGCGAGGGCTTGATCGAACCGCTGATCGGCATCACCGCCAATTTCACGGTCGACGCCCTGCGCCTGACCGGCATTCCCGTGCTGCGCGAGGGGAACAACTTCAGCATCCCGAGCGGCAACTGGTCGGTGGTGGAGGCATGCAGCGGCCTGCGCTACCTCATCTCGTCGGTCACGCTGGGTTGCCTGTATGCGTACCTGACCTACCAGTCGACTTGGCGCCGGGTGCTGTTCATCGTCGTCGCTCTCGCGCTTCCGGTGCTGGCCAACGGCTTGCGCGCCTACATGATCGTGATGATCGGCCACTCCAGCAACATGACGCTGGCCGTCGGCGTGGACCACCTGATCTACGGCTGGGCATTCTTCGGCCTGGTGATGCTGCTGCTGTTCTGGATCGGCAGCTTCTGGCGCGAGGATGCGCCGGCCGTTGCCGCGTCGGCAAACGCGATCCCCCGGCTCTCGTCCGCGTCGCCGGCACGGGTCGCCGCGGCCGTGCTCGGCGTGGCGGTGTGCGCTGGCGTGTGGCCGGCCTACGGCTGGTATATCGAGCGCGGCAACGCAACGCCACCTGCGGCCGAGCTGGCGACGTTCGCGGCCCGGGCCCCTGCCGCGCCGGCATTCACCGAGTGGCAACCGGATTTCGCGCCAGCCAGCGCGACCTTGCGCAACTTCTACCAGGTCGGCACCCAGCCGGTGGGCTTCGTGCTCAAGTACTACCGCGACGGCAATGGGGGCAAGCTGATCAGTTCCACCAACCGGCTGACGGCACAGCGTAGTGGCTGGCATGAGACCGGCGTGGCGATCCGGACCGAAACCATCGCCGGCCGGCCGCTCGTCATGCGGGAAACCACGCTGATGGGACCTGGCGGACGCGTCGTCGTCTGGCAGTGGTACGACATCGGCGGTCGCCCGACGACCAGCAACTACGTGGGGAAATTGTTGCAAACGAAACAAAAATTTCTGACTGGCAGTGACGATGGCGCAGCCTTGATGCTGTTCTCGCCATACGACGAGGATCCCGCCACGGCGCGCCCCGCGCTGCGCACTTTCCTGCAGGCCCATCTCGCCTCGATCGACGCCGTGCTTGCCGCCAATGCGCGACAGTGA
- a CDS encoding TIGR03087 family PEP-CTERM/XrtA system glycosyltransferase, with translation MEDLLLLVHRIPYPPNKGDKIRSWHLLRHLAARYRVHLATFVDDPDDWQYVAHVRKLCASSHFAPLNPRRARLRSLRALLANRALSLDYYSDRSTRAWVRRTMRDAGIERVVVFSSPMAQYTQDLPEVRCVVDLCDVDSEKWRAYADKKAWPASLLYGYEADRLLRYERQVAADSDAALFVSAPEAELFRTLAPESAARIGWFGNGVDTAYFSPDAGHANPYASGETALVFCGAMDYWPNVDAVQWFAQDVLPLVRARVPQASFVIAGARPAPEVQALAKLPGVTVTGTVPDVRPYVAHAALSVAPLRVARGIQNKVLEAMSMAKAVVVSPQALEGIDAAVGSEVLLAEHAADVADTIVAALADDSLRAAVGHAARARVEASYGWDARLAPLDALLEAPRQPAGTAPLRAAIPSPTWNRA, from the coding sequence GTGGAAGACCTGCTGTTGCTGGTGCATCGCATTCCCTATCCTCCCAACAAGGGGGACAAGATCCGCTCCTGGCACCTGCTCCGGCACCTTGCCGCGCGCTACCGCGTGCACCTGGCAACTTTCGTCGACGACCCGGACGACTGGCAGTATGTGGCACATGTGCGCAAGTTGTGCGCCTCGAGCCATTTCGCGCCGCTGAACCCCCGCCGCGCGCGGCTGCGCAGCCTGCGCGCGCTGCTGGCAAATCGCGCGCTTTCCCTGGATTACTACAGCGACCGTTCCACCCGTGCCTGGGTGCGCCGCACGATGCGTGATGCGGGCATCGAACGCGTGGTGGTGTTCTCGTCGCCGATGGCGCAGTACACGCAGGACCTGCCCGAGGTGCGCTGCGTGGTCGACCTGTGCGACGTCGATTCCGAAAAATGGCGTGCCTACGCGGACAAGAAAGCGTGGCCGGCCAGCCTGCTGTACGGTTACGAGGCGGATCGCCTGTTGCGCTACGAGCGCCAGGTGGCGGCCGACAGCGATGCGGCATTGTTCGTGTCGGCCCCCGAGGCCGAGCTGTTCCGTACCCTCGCGCCGGAAAGCGCCGCCCGCATCGGCTGGTTCGGCAACGGCGTCGATACCGCCTATTTTTCGCCCGATGCCGGCCATGCCAACCCTTACGCATCCGGCGAAACCGCCCTGGTGTTCTGCGGCGCGATGGATTACTGGCCGAACGTCGACGCGGTCCAGTGGTTTGCGCAGGACGTCCTGCCGCTGGTGCGCGCCCGCGTGCCGCAGGCATCGTTCGTGATCGCCGGTGCACGGCCGGCACCGGAAGTGCAGGCGCTGGCGAAGCTGCCCGGCGTGACCGTCACCGGCACCGTGCCGGACGTACGTCCCTATGTCGCCCACGCGGCGTTGTCGGTGGCGCCGCTGCGCGTGGCACGGGGTATCCAGAACAAGGTGCTGGAAGCGATGTCGATGGCGAAAGCCGTCGTCGTCAGCCCCCAGGCGCTGGAAGGCATCGACGCCGCGGTCGGCAGCGAGGTGCTGCTGGCCGAGCATGCGGCGGACGTGGCCGACACGATCGTTGCCGCCCTGGCGGATGACAGCTTGCGGGCGGCCGTCGGCCATGCGGCCCGCGCCCGCGTCGAGGCTTCGTATGGCTGGGATGCCCGGCTGGCACCACTCGATGCGCTGCTGGAGGCGCCCCGGCAGCCTGCCGGTACCGCGCCGCTGCGGGCCGCCATCCCTTCACCGACATGGAACCGGGCATGA
- a CDS encoding XrtA/PEP-CTERM system amidotransferase has translation MCGIVGILDTRGRRDIDEALLRRMNDTQFHRGPDEGDIYREPGVGFGHRRLSVIDLSLGQQPLGNEDGSVMVCYNGEIYNYRELTAELKALGHVFKTNSDTEVIVHAWEEWGEACVERFRGMFAFGLWDRNQQLMFLARDHMGVKPMFYTMLPDGLFAFSSELKALRSLPGLPREIDPRAVEDYFAYGYVPEPKTIYKGAFKLSPGYRLVQKVGAPLATPQRWWDVPFKLHHAMTESDAQGELVERLRDAVRSQLVAEVPLGAFLSGGVDSSAVVAMMAGLNNAPVNTCSIGFRDRAFDESAYAAQVAQQYRTDHHVQTVDTDDFGLLDTLSDLYDEPYADSSAIPTYRVCQLARQRVTVALSGDGGDENLAGYRRYRYTMAEEQVRGRIPSALRRPLFGTLGRYYPKADWAPRVFRAKSTFESLSRDLVEGYFHGVSIMTDAMRSQLFSDTFRAGLQGYRAIDVMRGHANNSPTDDPLSLIQYLDMKTYLPGDILTKVDRASMAHALEVRVPLLDHQLVEWISGLPPEMKLKGSEGKYIFKKSMEKYLPHDILYRRKQGFAVPLAAWFRGPLRERVRTSLLGPNLAATGMFNAAFLAEMVEHHQSGRRDYSAPIWTLLMFEAFLKKEMQA, from the coding sequence ATGTGCGGAATAGTGGGCATACTGGATACGCGTGGCCGGCGCGACATCGACGAAGCACTGCTGCGGCGAATGAACGATACCCAGTTCCACCGGGGGCCCGATGAAGGCGACATCTACCGTGAACCCGGCGTCGGTTTCGGCCATCGCCGCTTATCCGTGATCGACCTGTCGCTGGGCCAGCAGCCGCTCGGCAATGAAGACGGCAGCGTGATGGTCTGCTACAACGGCGAGATCTACAACTACCGCGAATTGACGGCCGAGCTGAAGGCGCTGGGCCACGTGTTCAAGACCAACAGCGACACGGAAGTAATCGTGCACGCGTGGGAAGAATGGGGCGAGGCCTGTGTCGAACGTTTCCGCGGCATGTTCGCCTTCGGCCTGTGGGACCGCAACCAGCAGCTGATGTTCCTGGCGCGCGATCACATGGGCGTGAAGCCGATGTTCTACACGATGCTGCCGGATGGACTGTTCGCGTTCAGCTCCGAACTGAAAGCCCTGCGCTCGCTGCCCGGCCTGCCGCGCGAGATCGACCCGCGCGCCGTCGAGGATTATTTCGCCTACGGCTACGTGCCGGAACCGAAGACGATCTACAAGGGCGCGTTCAAGCTGTCGCCGGGTTACCGGCTGGTGCAGAAGGTGGGCGCGCCGCTCGCCACGCCGCAGCGCTGGTGGGACGTGCCGTTCAAGCTGCACCATGCGATGACGGAAAGCGACGCGCAAGGCGAACTGGTCGAGCGGTTGCGCGATGCGGTGCGCAGCCAGCTGGTGGCCGAAGTGCCGCTGGGGGCTTTCCTGTCGGGTGGCGTCGATTCCAGTGCCGTGGTGGCGATGATGGCTGGCCTGAACAATGCTCCCGTGAATACCTGTTCGATCGGCTTCCGCGACCGCGCGTTCGACGAATCCGCGTACGCGGCGCAAGTGGCGCAGCAATACCGCACGGACCACCATGTGCAAACAGTCGATACCGACGACTTCGGCCTGCTCGATACCCTGTCCGACCTGTACGACGAGCCGTATGCCGACAGTTCGGCGATCCCCACCTACCGCGTGTGCCAGCTGGCGCGCCAGCGCGTGACCGTGGCGCTGTCCGGCGACGGCGGCGATGAAAACCTGGCGGGTTACCGACGCTATCGCTACACGATGGCGGAAGAACAGGTACGCGGCCGGATTCCGTCCGCATTGCGCCGCCCGCTGTTCGGCACGCTGGGCCGCTATTACCCGAAGGCCGACTGGGCACCGCGCGTGTTCCGTGCCAAGAGCACCTTCGAATCGCTGTCGCGCGACCTGGTGGAAGGCTATTTCCATGGCGTGTCGATCATGACGGATGCGATGCGCTCGCAGCTGTTTTCAGACACCTTCCGCGCCGGCCTGCAGGGCTATCGTGCGATCGACGTGATGCGTGGCCACGCGAACAATTCGCCCACCGACGATCCGCTGTCGCTGATCCAGTACCTGGACATGAAGACCTACCTGCCGGGCGACATCCTGACGAAGGTGGACCGTGCCAGCATGGCGCATGCGCTCGAGGTCCGCGTGCCACTGCTGGATCACCAGCTGGTCGAGTGGATTTCCGGCCTGCCGCCGGAGATGAAGCTGAAAGGCAGCGAAGGAAAATACATCTTCAAGAAAAGCATGGAAAAGTACCTGCCGCACGATATCCTGTACCGGCGCAAGCAGGGCTTCGCGGTGCCGCTGGCCGCATGGTTCCGCGGGCCGTTGCGCGAACGCGTGCGAACTTCGCTGCTGGGCCCGAACCTGGCCGCCACCGGGATGTTCAATGCCGCCTTCCTGGCCGAGATGGTGGAACACCACCAGTCGGGCCGCCGCGACTACAGCGCGCCGATCTGGACGCTGCTGATGTTCGAAGCCTTCCTGAAAAAAGAAATGCAGGCGTAA
- a CDS encoding TIGR04063 family PEP-CTERM/XrtA system glycosyltransferase, which produces MKILHVLDHSIPLHSGYTFRTRSILQQQRALGWDTHHITSPKHAAANGSAGDTHETVDGLCFFRTEPAHGMLSRMPVLNQLAVIDRLATRLLQVAREVKPDILHAHSPALNAVAALRVGRKLGIPVVYEIRAFWEDAAVDHGTSKEWGMRYRLTRAMETWALKRVDAATTICEGLRTEIVGRGIPAQKIAVIPNAVDIGDFSVGGVRDEALARELGLEGKTVLGFIGSFYAYEGLNVLLDALPAMLARRPDLRVLLVGGGPQDGALRAQAGALGIGGQVVFTGRVPHQEVQRYYNLVDVLCYPRLKMRLTDLVTPLKPLEAMAQGRLLAASDVGGHRELIEDGRTGVLFTAGDAAALAKRVLDLLAAPEQWPQLKEQGRRFVENERNWTASVARYRKVYGDLVAGERT; this is translated from the coding sequence CTGAAAATCCTGCACGTGCTGGATCATTCGATCCCGCTGCACAGCGGCTATACCTTCCGCACCCGCTCGATCCTGCAGCAGCAGCGCGCCCTGGGCTGGGACACGCACCACATCACCAGCCCGAAGCACGCGGCGGCCAACGGCAGCGCCGGCGACACGCATGAAACCGTCGACGGCCTGTGCTTTTTCCGCACCGAGCCGGCGCACGGCATGCTGTCGCGCATGCCGGTGCTGAACCAGCTGGCCGTGATCGACCGGCTGGCCACCCGCCTGCTGCAGGTGGCGCGGGAAGTGAAGCCGGACATCCTGCATGCGCATTCGCCGGCGCTGAACGCTGTCGCGGCGCTGCGCGTGGGCCGCAAGCTGGGCATTCCCGTCGTGTATGAAATCCGCGCCTTCTGGGAAGACGCGGCGGTCGACCATGGCACCAGCAAGGAATGGGGCATGCGCTACCGCCTCACCCGTGCCATGGAAACCTGGGCATTGAAGCGTGTCGATGCGGCCACCACGATCTGCGAGGGATTGCGTACCGAGATCGTCGGCCGGGGCATTCCCGCGCAAAAGATCGCAGTGATTCCGAACGCGGTCGATATCGGCGATTTTTCGGTGGGCGGCGTGCGCGACGAGGCGCTGGCGCGCGAGCTGGGCCTGGAAGGAAAAACCGTGCTGGGCTTCATCGGCTCGTTCTACGCCTATGAAGGCTTGAACGTGCTGCTCGACGCCCTGCCGGCCATGCTGGCGCGGCGGCCCGACTTGCGCGTGCTGCTGGTGGGCGGCGGCCCGCAGGACGGGGCGCTGCGGGCGCAAGCCGGGGCGCTCGGCATCGGCGGCCAGGTGGTCTTCACGGGCCGGGTCCCGCACCAGGAAGTGCAGCGCTATTACAACCTGGTCGACGTGCTCTGCTATCCGCGCCTGAAAATGCGGCTGACGGATCTCGTGACGCCCCTGAAGCCGCTGGAAGCGATGGCGCAGGGACGCCTGCTGGCCGCCTCCGACGTGGGTGGGCACCGCGAACTGATCGAGGACGGGCGCACGGGCGTGCTGTTCACCGCGGGCGACGCAGCCGCCCTGGCGAAGCGCGTGCTGGACTTGCTGGCCGCACCGGAGCAGTGGCCGCAGCTGAAGGAACAGGGCCGGCGCTTCGTCGAGAATGAACGCAACTGGACGGCCAGCGTGGCGCGCTACCGGAAGGTGTATGGCGACCTGGTCGCGGGAGAGCGCACATGA